From the genome of Metarhizium brunneum chromosome 4, complete sequence, one region includes:
- the easG_1 gene encoding Agroclavine dehydrogenase gives MAILLTGGAYAKTSQRIASLCREAKIPFLFASRRGDATTSDADGADSPAVRFDWTDADTYANPFAYSFPTGHVIRAVYMVMPPVPEPDQHVNAFIDCAAARGVKRFVLMAGTSASLGGPGPGKVWQHMIEKGVEWAVCRPTWFMDNFSESYHLNAVREEGIIYSCVGDAKVPFISSFDVGGVAFAALTQPESPNRDYRIVGPELLTHDDVAARLSNALGRPIRHVNMSPEDRMHYMTSTLKFPAPFAGFMVSLEKFAAGGGEDYMDDTVEKLTGSKPVDLDSFIKQKKPVWT, from the exons ATGGCCATCCTACTCACCGGCGGCGCTTATGCCAAGACTTCCCAGCGCATCGCTAGTTTGTGCAGAGAAGCCAAaatcccttttctttttgcttcTCGCCGCGGAGACGCTACGACGTCTGACGCTGATGGTGCTGACAGCCCAGCCGTGCGGTTTGACTGGACTGATGCTGACACGTACGCCAACCCATTTGCATACTCCTTCCCCACTGGCCATGTTATCCGAGCTGTATACATGGTCATGCCCCCCGTGCCGGAGCCCGACCAACACGTGAATGCATTCATCGACTGCGCTGCCGCCCGTGGCGTCAAGCGGTTTGTGCTCATGGCAGGCACGTCGGCCAGTCTGGGCGGGCCCGGTCCGGGCAAAGTGTGGCAGCACATGATCGAGAAGGGCGTCGAATGGGCCGTCTGCCGCCCGACTTGGTTTATGG ATAACTTTTCTGAAAGCTATCACCTCAACGCTGTCCGTGAGGAGGGCATCATATACAGCTGTGTCGGCGATGCAAAGGTGCCCTTTATCAGTTCTTTCGACGTTGGCGGCGTTGCATTTGCTGCCTTGACCCAGCCCGAGTCACCAAACAGAGATTACCGTATTGTTGGACCCGAGCTGCTCACGCATGATGAC GTGGCTGCCAGGCTGAGCAATGCCCTGGGTCGTCCAATTCGACACGTCAACATGTCACCTGAGGACAGGATGCATTATATGACGAGCACCCTCAAGTTCCCTGCTCCGTTCGCCGGCTTCATGGTAAGTCTGGAGAAGTTCGCCGCGGGAGGCGGCGAAGACTACATGGACGACACGGTGGAGAAGCTTACAGGCAGCAAGCCCGTGGATTTGGATTCTTTTATAAAGCAAAAGAAGCCAGTTTGGACCTAG
- the MPPED1_1 gene encoding Metallophosphoesterase domain-containing protein 1 — MTQQQIRFLVLSDTHDDAFPVPASLPAVDVVIHCGDLTMIGGLSNYRRALNSLAACPAEIKLVIPGNHDVSLDAEWWDENMDSDDDEDEPVHARALFTLDEYTRCGVRFLDEGTHEIALHNGRSFKVYASQYTPAFAGYAFGYSPEEDRFNGTGRRIPDDQGIDIIVTHGPPRPPFPASNNYRLDLGGKRENGKQQHLGCPRLWEAITRVKPKMHCFGHIHEGHGVQMATFHSTRTTITDVEAVEREGVLNIGTVAPAAANGEGMTLLVNAAILRYGEEGNNKPWVVNMVF; from the coding sequence ATGACGCAGCAGCAGATCCGCTTCCTCGTTCTTTCCGATACGCACGACGATGCATTTCCAGTCCCGGCGTCCCTGCCTGCCGTCGACGTAGTTATCCACTGCGGTGACCTCACCATGATCGGTGGCCTATCCAATTACCGCCGCGCCCTCAACTCTCTTGCAGCCTGCCCAGCTGAGATTAAACTTGTTATTCCTGGCAACCACGATGTATCCCTGGATGCCGAGTGGTGGGATGAAAATATGGAtagcgatgatgatgaggacgaaCCAGTACATGCCCGGGCGTTATTTACCTTGGACGAGTATACCCGCTGTGGCGTACGCTTCCTGGATGAGGGTACTCACGAGATTGCTCTCCATAATGGGCGCAGCTTTAAAGTCTATGCGTCGCAGTATACGCCGGCCTTTGCTGGCTATGCCTTTGGGTATAGCCCAGAGGAGGACCGGTTCAATGGGACAGGGAGGAGGATCCCAGATGATCAAGGTATCGATATTATAGTGACGCATGGGCCGCCCCGGCCTCCATTTCCAGCATCAAATAATTACCGACTCGATCTCGGTGGGAAACGTGAAAACGGCAAACAGCAACATCTTGGATGTCCACGACTGTGGGAAGCAATCACGAGGGTTAAGCCCAAGATGCACTGCTTTGGACATATACACGAAGGACACGGCGTGCAGATGGCAACGTTTCATTCAACAAGAACAACTATTACCGACGTTGAAGCTGTCGAGAGAGAAGGTGTGCTAAATATCGGGACTGTCGCGCCGGCAGCGGCTAACGGAGAGGGAATGACTCTGCTAGTAAACGCAGCTATTTTGAGATATGGAGAGGAGGGAAATAATAAGCCCTGGGTAGTGAATATGGTATTTTAA